In Nitratidesulfovibrio sp. SRB-5, the sequence GAGGCCTTCCTGCGCAACATCGAGGAAGGGCGCATTGCCGCCGGGGGCAGCACCATCACCCAGCAGCTTGCGAAAAACCTGTGGTTCACGCCGGAAAAAAGCCTGTCACGCAAGGCCAAGGAGGCCATCATGGCCTGGCGGCTGGAGCGCGAACTGTCCAAGAAGCGCATCCTGGAACTGTACCTGAACGTGGTGGAATGGGGCGATGGCGTGTTCGGGGCCGAGGCCGCCGCGCGTCACCACTTCGGCAAGTCCGCCGCCGCGCTTACCTCGTGGGAAGCGGCCCGCCTTGCGGCGGTGCTGCCCAATCCCCTGCGCTGGTCACCCACGGGCACCTCGCGCGGGGTGCAGGTGCGGGCGTCCATCATCCATTCACGCATGGAACGACGGATGGGGGGCGGCTGATCCGCCCCTGTCCGGACGGGCTATCTGCCGGTTTCGAATGCCGCCGTGGCCACCACGTTGCTGCGCAGCAGGGGCACATGGCGCAGCAGCGCCCAGGTGAAGTTGGGCATGAACTTCAGGCTGGAATCCTGCGTGGAACGGACATCCCGCACCTCGAAACCGGCCACGGTCAGAACCTTGGCCAGCGTATAGGGCGTGAACCAGTAGCGGTGATCGGTGTTGATCACCTCTTGCCCACGCAACGCCAACTTGAAATTCTTGTAGAAAAAGGCGTTGGGTACCGTGATGATCACTGCCCCGGCGCGTCCCGCGTAGGTTTCGCGCAGCCTGCGCAAGAACCCCACCGGGTCGTCCATGTGCTCCAGCACCTCGCCAAGCACGATGTAGTCCCACCATCCGGCCAGCCGTTCGTCCTGCGAGAACATGTCCAGTACGGCCACGTTGTCGCACCCGTAGCGGGTGTTCAGTTCCGCAACAGCGTGTTCGTTCACGTCCACGCCAAGGCAGCGCGCGGCCACGCCGGTGATGCAGCCGTGCAGCCACGTGCCATCGCGCATCTTTTTTTCCAGCAGTTCCGCGTGGTCGGCGCACCCCACGTGCAGGACACTTTTTCCCGCCACCCGCTGCAGTATGTAGTCGAACCGGGTGGCCGTCTGGTCGGAACAGCTCAGGGAAAACCTGTAGCTGCTGCGGAATTCGGCCCCCCGCAGCATGGCAAGATCGCGCTCTGTCGGTTTCACGGTATCAGTCCTGCTCCGTTTCGGATGACCATGGGCGCCTGTACGACGGCATCCGCCAAAAGGCGCGCCACCTGCCCGGCACACCCACGCGCACGGCGGCGCAGGGGATGGCGTGCAATGCCAGGCAATGAAAGCAACGTACAGCTACGTCAAGGCCCCCGAAAAAACAACCCGCCATGGTACGGGCGGAGCGGGCTGGCTCGCCTGCGCATTCCGCCGGTGCGGCAATCGAAAAAGCGCGACGGTTATCCGCCGCGCTTCCATTTGTACCCTCTCTCCCTTCCCCCTACTGGCCCCGCCACTCCTTGACCAGTTCGGGGTGTTCCTTCATGAACCGCCGGGCGTTGCCCATGAGGTCGGCGCCCTTTTCCTGATTCCAGGCCATCAGCGTTTCCAGCTGGTTGGCGTCGGCATAGCGGAAGCGGTCGAGAAAGGCGTAGATCTCGGGCATGTCCTTGTCCAGGCCGTTGCGCACCACTGTATGAATGCGCTCCTCTTCGCCCAACACCTTCTTGGGATCTTCCAGATAGTGCAGCTTCCAGCGGCCGAACATCCAGTGCGGCGACCAAGCGGTGACCACGATCCATTCCTTGCGGCGGATGGCGTCATCCAGCGCGGCGGTCATGGTGGCCCCGCTGCCCTCCACCAGGGTCAGCTTGTTCAGGCCGTATTCCTGCATGGCCTTTTCGGAAAGCTTCATCAGGCCGGAACCGGGGTCGATGCCGATGACCTTGCCCTTGAACTTGTCCGCATTGGCCTTCAGTTCCTCGATGGACTTCAGCGGCACGTAATCGGGCACGGCCCAGCCAAGGCGCGCCCCGCCCACCAGCGGGCCAAGATCCTTCACCTTGCCGTCCACCTTCTTCAGGTAGTCGCCGTGGGTCACGGGCAGCCATGCGGTGACCATGCCGTCCACGTCGCCCGTGGCCACGGCCATCCACATGGCAGCGGCGCTGACGGGCAGCACCTCCACCTTGCGGCCCAGCTTGTCCTCGATCACCGCCTTGGCCAGATGGGTACTGGCCGTGGCGCAATCCCATTCCACGTAGGCAAGGCGTACGGGCTTGCCGTCCGTTGCCATGGGCGCAGGGGCCGCAACGGCCTGCGTTGCCAGCAGCAGGACCGCCATGGTCATCAGCAGTATCTTCTTCATGTGGTGCTCCTCTGTTGGAGGTTATGCCGCGCACTGCGGCGATGTGATGCGGGGCCGGGCGGGGTCTAGCTCCCCACCCGCTTCCCCACATGTTGCAATATGCGGTCAAGGCAGATGGCCACGATGACGATGCCTATGCCCGCTTCGAAGCCGTTGCCCATTTCCAGCCGCTGGATGGCCTTCCACACTTCGCCGCCAAGGCCCCGCGCGCCGATCATGGCGGCAATGACCACCATGGACAGGGCCAGCATGACCGTCTGGTTCACGCCCGCCAGCATGGTGGGCGCGGCCAGGGGCAGTTCCAGCTTCACCAGCCGCTGGAAGCGCCCTGTGCCGAAGGCCTCGGCGCATTCCACCAGCTCTGCGGGCACCTGCCGGATGCCGAGACACGTGAAGCGGATGGCGGGCGGCATGGCAAAGATCACCGTGGCGAACACGGCGGCCACCTTGCCAAGGCCAAAGAAGGGGATGGCGGGAATCAGGTAGACGAAGGCGGGCATGGTCTGCATCACGTCCAGCACGGGCATGACCACGGCGCGGGCCCGGTCGCTCATGGCGGCGGCAATGCCCAGCGGAATGCCCACCAGCACCGCCAGCAGGGTGGCCACCAGCACCAGCGCAAGGGTGCTCATGGTGGCCTGCCACAGGCCCATGTTCCAGACCAGGGCCAGCCCGGCCACGGCAAATGCGCCAAGCCCCTTTTTGCGGGTAACCCGCCACGCCACCAGCCCCACGAAGGCGATGACCAGCGGCGGGGGCAGCGCGTCCAGCCCCGCCTCCAGCAGGTTCAGGCCGCTTTCGGTCACGGCGGAAAAGGCCCGCGTGGCCGGGGCCAGGTGGGTAACCAGAAAGTCGATGGCCGCTTCCAGCCACTGCCCGAGGGGAATGCGCGGAAAGGCGCCCGTCATGTTCAGCATGTTCGTCAGGCCCGTCATGTTCGTCACCTCCATCAGGCGTTCCCTCCCCGTTCGGCCAGCGCACCCAGCAGCAGCCCGCGCACGATGACCCCGGCCAGCCGCCCGCGCTCGTCGGTGACGGCCAGCGGGTGCGGCAGCCCGGCCATGAGGGGAATGAGTTCGGAGGCGGGAGTATCCGTAGATACCGTGCTGAAGTCGGTGCGCATGATGGCCGCAAGGTCGCGCTCGCCGCCCGCCAGGTGCTCGGCGATGTCGTCGGCGGTGACCAGCCCCACCAGCTTGTGGTTGCGGTCAAGCACGAACAGGGTGGCGATGGCGTGGTTGCGCATCTTGCGCAGGGCCGTGCGCGGGCCGTCCACGCCCAGCACCGCCACCGCCTCGGACCGCTTCATCACCGTGCCCGCCGTGAGCACGCGGGCAATGTCCACATCGGCCACGAAGCGGGCCACGTAGTCGTCCGCCGGGCTGGTCAGGATGTCTTCCGGCGTGCCCACCTGCACCACGGCCCCGTCGCGCATGAGCACGATGCGGTCTCCGATCTTCAGCGCCTCGTCCAGGTCATGGCTGATGAACACGATGGTCTTGCGCACGTCGTCCTGAAGGCGCAGCAACTCGTCCTGCATGTCGCGCCGGATCAGGGGGTCCAGCGCGCTGAAGGCCTCGTCCATCAGCAGGATGTCCGGGTCCAGCGCAAGGGCGCGGGCCAGGCCCACGCGCTGCTGCATGCCGCCGGAAAGCTGGCCGGGCCGGGCCGCTTCCCACCCGGCCAGGCCCACGCGGGCCAGGGCCTCGGCCGCCTTGTCGCGCCGGGTGGCCTTGGTTGCCCCCATCACCTCCAGCCCGTATTCGGCGTTTTCAAGCACGGTGCGGTGCGGAAAAAGGGCAAAATTCTGAAACACCATGCCGAAGGTGCGCTGGCGCAGGGCGCGCAGTTCCTTCACCGAAAGGGTGGTCACGTCGGTGCCGTCGATGCGCACCGTGCCGTCGGTGGGTTCGATGAGCCGGTTCAGACAGCGCACCAGGGTGGATTTGCCGCTGCCGGAAAGGCCCATGACCACCACTATCTCGCCCTCGTCCACCTCGAAGGTGGCGCGGTTGACGCCCACGGCGTGCCTGGTGCGCTTGTATATCTCGTCCTTGGGCTTGCCGGCGCGGACCATGGTCAGCGCCTTTTCCGGCCCCGGGCCGAATATCTTGGTCAGGTCGCGGATTTCTATCTTCGCCATGTTGCCTCCTGTGCTGCTACGCGCCACGGGCGCCCGGCCCATGCAGGACCGGTAAACGCGCCGACAACGACCGCTCGGCCATACTGCCGCGCCCCCCCCCGGAAAAGGGACGAGACACGGAAGACCAGCGCGCGGAACGCATCATCGGCACACACCCGGCGAGGGCGCGCGTCGTGTTGTCATCATCATGCTGTCATGGAGATGCACGGGAGGAAGGACGGAACGGGATGCAGACTGGCTGGCACACGGTTGCGCCGCATGGTCATGACCGGCTTGCCGGGCAGGCCCACCCGCAGGGCAGGCCGAAGCTGGCCCGCAAAGGCTTCCCCGCGCTGCACGCGCAGTCTGCCCGGCCCGCAAGCAAGGCGGCCCGGATATGCGAACCGGTGCGGAACCCGGCGGAGCTGCTGAGCAACTGGCGCGGAACTGGCTGCGGCAATGACCACGCACGGCCATCATCCTGCCGGGCCGCAAGGGCACACCAGAGGATACACAGGCCGCGCACAACGACTGCATCCTGAATATTGCGCACCGAAAAATCACGCTTTTTCGGTTGCACGCATCAGACCGAACTCATATGTGCACGGGCAGGCATTCCTTGGCCCTTGCCCGTACACTCAACATCCTCCCGGACATCAAAGCATGCTGTTCATGATCGGCATAGATCAGCTTTTCATTCACGCAATGAATACAACCGATCACACCATTTTCACAATATAAGTCAAAAAACAGCCCATGTCCACCCGCAATGTATTTTCGTGACAATCCCTGACATCCCGGTACGTACGACCACGTGGACGCAACCTGTCGCAAGCGCACGCAAGACCGTTGCACCCGGACGGAAAACATGCCATCCATGGGGGCAGTACGCTGCGGAGGTAGACATGGCCATGGACAGTTTTTCCTTGCGACAAGCGGCGTTACGATGGGGGGCGAGCCTGTTCGGCGTGGCCGACCTGGACCGTCTGCGCACCCTGCCCACCCAGCCGGAAAACCTGCTGGACGGGTGGACCCGGGCCATCAGCCTGGGGGTACGCCTAGCGGACCCGGTGCTGGACGACATCGTGGACGGCCCCACCCCGCTCTACGCCCACCATTACCGGGCCGTGAACACCCGACTGGACGATACCGCCCTGCGTCTGGCCCTGCTGATCCAGGAAGCGGGCGGACGCGCCCTGCCGCTGCCCGCCTCGCAGGCGCTGGATTCCGAGGCCTGCACCAGCATGATCTCGCACAAGGCGGTGGCCGTGGCCGCCGGGCTTGGCTGGCAGGGCAAGAGCCTGCTGACCATTTCGCCGCTGTACGGCCCGCGCATCCGCCTGTGCACGGTGCTCACCGATCTGCCCCTGCAACCGGGCCACCCGCTGATGAACCGCTGCGGCAACTGTACCCGCTGCGCCGATGCCTGCCCCGCCGGAGCCATCAAGGGGACGGCGCTGCCCAACGAACCGGGCGCGCACTATCAAAGCCGCGACGAGGCCCTGCACTTCGAGCGCTGCCGCACCCTGTTGCAAGGGGACTTCGCCAAACGCCCGCTCATCGGGCATTCGGTATGCGGGGTGTGCGTCAAGGTGTGCCCGTGGGGTGCGCGGGGCAAGGGCGTGCTGCACGGGCGCGACGACGTGCCCATGACCATGATGGACGACCAGTTCACCCTGTTTCCGCAGTCGTCCTGAGCGCTTTGTTTCACCGACGCCCCGGCCCGGACCACGGGTCGTTTGCCCGCACCGCAGCCAAGGGAGGCCCCATGGTCCGCTCCATCACCCCTCGCGAACTCGACGATGTCCTGTGCGGCGAAGAGCGCATGCTGCTGCTCGACGTGCGCAGACGGAGCGAACGCGACCTGCACCCGGAGGCCATTCCCGGTTCGCAGTGGCGCGACCCGGCCATGGCGGACACGTGGCTGCCCTCCATTCCCGAGGGCACCAGCGCCGTGGTGTATTGCGCGGGCGGGGGAGAGGCCAGCCGGGGCATCCAGTCGCGCCTGACGGCGCGCGGAGTGGCCGCGCGCTACCTTGAAGGCGGGCTGGCCGCCTGGCAACGGCAACACGGCGGCGAACACGGCGAGCAGGGCGGCCCCGCCGTACGGGCGGGGGAAGGCTGTGCCCATGCTCCGTTGCGCGGTGAACCCGGCGGGCACATTCCCGCTGGCGGCGAAAGCGGCCTGCACCGCCCGGCGGCCAACGGCCAACTGCCCATGGGCACCAGCGAGGCAGGCGGGCACGAACACGCGCGCGGGGGACGGCCCGGGGCGGTCGGCGGCGCGGCAGGCCGCAGCAGTGGCGAGGGCGGCGGAGTTCGCTGAGGCCGCGCCGCCAAAGGGCGCCAGCAGCCCCCCTCCTTCGCAGCACCCGTCCGCAGCAACCTGATCAAACGACACCGTCAGTCTGGCGGCCCGCGATGCCGCAGTGCGCAGCGTTGCCCGCGTGCCTCCTATTCCGCACCACCGCACCAGCCCGGACCATGCCCCCCGTGCCCGTTTACCCCCACCCCGGCGCGTGCTATGCCCCTGCTTCGGCGCGGACATCCGCGCGCGGGGCCCTCCAACTGCCCGCGCGGCGTGCCCGCCCGCAGCCGCACATCCGGAGCCATCATGAACACAGCCCGCCGCATCGCCGCGCGTTTTCGTCCGTCCCCTGTTTCGCAAATCTCCAACCGGCAGCGCTCCCCGCGCCGCGCGGCACACCTGGCGCTTGTCGCCCTGTTGGCGGCGGGCCTGCTGCTGGGCGGATGCAAGCCCCCCAAAAAGGGGACGGCGGGCCTGCCGGAACGCCCCACCTACATCCGCGAGGCCACGGACCAGGAAACTTCCGCGCCCGATGCGGGCACGAGCGCCACGGGCACGACAGGCGCCACCAAGCCGGATACCGGCGCCGCCACGGCTGATGCCGTTGCCAACACCGCGCAGCCTGCCGTCCCCGATCTTGTGGTCGCCCCTGACAGCATGGCCAGCAACCGCCAGCCCGAACCCGTGCCGCAACCGCAGAGCCGCGCTGCCGCCCCCGTGGGCGAACTGGTGGAGCTTTCCGACGGCACCAGCGTGGAAGCCCCCACTCGCCCGCAGGACCAGTTTGCCTTTGCCATGGCCCTGTTGCAGGGGGCCGACGGCCAGCCCGATCCGGCCCGGGCCGCAACGTGGCTGGAAAAGTCCGCCGATCAGGACTTCGGCCCCGCGCAGGACGTGCTGGCGCGCCTGTACCTGGACGGCACCGGCGTGCGCAAGGACGAGGCCAAGGCCTTTGCGCTGGCCATGTCCGCCGCCGAGCAGGACATCATCAACGCGCAGGCCCTGGTGGGCGTGTTGTACACTTATGGGCGCGGCACCCGGCGCGACTTCATGCAGGGCGAGAAATGGCTCTCGCTGGCGGCGGAGCGGGGCCACCCGCAAGCGTGCGACCTGCTGGCCGAATACCACCGCAAGGGGTTGGCCGGGCCGGAGAACCAGGAAGAAGCCTTTCGCTGGACGGAACGCGCCGCCGCCCTTGGGGTGGTGCGCGCACGCTTCTGGCTGGGCGTGCACTACCGCTACGGCATGGGCACCCCGCGCGACGACGCCAAGGCCCTGCACCTGCTGCGCGAAGCCGCCGACGCGGGCAACCCCGACGCCATGGGGCTGGTGGCCGAAATGCTTTACCGGGGCCAGGGAAGCGAGCCGGACATGGCTGGCTCCGTGCGCTACTTCCAGATGGGCGCCAAGGCGGGCGACCTGCACTCGCTGCTCAACCTGGGCATCCTGCATCACGAGGGTACAGGCGTGCCCAAGGACTACCCGCGCAGCCTGCAACTGTTCGGCCAATGCGCCGAGGGCGGCCACCCGCGCTGCATGACCTTGCTGGGCAGCATGCTGGCGGAAGGGGAAGGAGCCGAGGCGGACATGGTCACCGCCCATTCCTGGCTGACCCGTGCCGTGCTGTTCGGCGATGGCGACGCGGCTTCGGTGGCAGCCGAGGTGCAGCAACGCATGACGCCCGACCAGTTGGTGCATTCCAAGAACATGGCCGCGCAGTGGATGCAGGCCCACCCGCAGTTCCAGCCCGGCGTGCCCGCGCAACTCGAACCGGAAGCATCCACGGCGGTTCCGCAGGCCGCGCGACAGGAAGCCTCGCAATCCGCACCGGGAGCAAGCGCCGACACCGGCACGACGGACATGACCGCCACACCGCAGGGCTCCTCCAACGCGACGGCCCCTGTTACCCAGACCGACAAGACCGGCAAGACGGGCACCACCACTGCGGCCCCGGCGAAGAAGAAAGGCACCAAGGCCGCCAAGGGCGCCCGCACCACCAACTGATACGCGCCGGGCACGACGACGCAACGGACGCAGCATGCCTCCCTTTCCCGATCACCAGGATCCCCGCGCCACCGGTCCGTTGCGGGTATTCCGCCACCGCAACTATCGGTTGTTCTTCGCCGGACAGGCCATTTCGCTGCCCGGCACCTGGATGCAGTCCATGGCCCAGTCGTGGCTGGTCTACCGGCTGAGCGAATCCAGCTTCGTTCTGGGGGCGCTGGGCTTTGCCGCGCAATTGCCGCTGTTCGTGCTGTCCGTGTTCGGCGGCGCGCTGGCTGACACGCGCGACAGGCGCGCCATACTGGTGGCCACGCAGGTGGCCTCCATGCTGCTGGCGCTGACTGCCGCCGCGCTGACCATGACCGACGTGGTGCAGGTGTGGCACGTATTCGTGCTGGCCACGGCGCTCGGCATCGTCAACGCCTTCGACGTGCCCACGCGGCAGTCCTTCATCATGGACATGGTGGGGCGCGACGATCTGCCCACGGCCATCGGCCTCAACTCGTCCATGTTCAACGCGGCCCGTGTTGTCGGGCCAACCCTGGCGGGGCTGGTGGTGGCCGCCGCGGGCGAAGGGTGGTGCTTTCTGCTCAACGGCATCAGCTTTGTGCCCGTCATCGCTGGGCTGATGATGATGCGCCTGCCCGTCCACGTGCCCCCGCCGCCCGGCCCTTCCACGTTGCAGCGCATCCGCGAGGGGCTGGGCTTTGCCGCGCGCCACAAGGGCATTCGCACCACCCTGCTGCTGGTGGGGGCCACCAGCCTCATCGCGGTGAACTATTCCGTGCTGATGCCTGTGGTGGCCGACAAGGTGCTGGGCGGCAACGCCAGGACACTGGGCCTGCTGCTGGGGGCCGCCGGGGCAGGTGCGCTGCTGGGCGCGCTGTGCCTTGCCCTGCGCCGCAGCAGCGACGGGCTGTCCCGATGGGCGCTGTACGGGGCTGTTGGACTGGGGGCCAGCCTGACGGTGTTCGCGCTGTGCCGCTCGGTGTGGACGGCGCTGGTGGCGCTGGTGCCCGTGGGCATGTGCATGGTGGTGCTGATGGCATCGGCCAACACGCTGCTGCAAATCATGTCGCCCGACGCCTACCGGGGCCGGGTCATGGCCTTGTATTCCATGATGT encodes:
- a CDS encoding class I SAM-dependent methyltransferase, which codes for MKPTERDLAMLRGAEFRSSYRFSLSCSDQTATRFDYILQRVAGKSVLHVGCADHAELLEKKMRDGTWLHGCITGVAARCLGVDVNEHAVAELNTRYGCDNVAVLDMFSQDERLAGWWDYIVLGEVLEHMDDPVGFLRRLRETYAGRAGAVIITVPNAFFYKNFKLALRGQEVINTDHRYWFTPYTLAKVLTVAGFEVRDVRSTQDSSLKFMPNFTWALLRHVPLLRSNVVATAAFETGR
- a CDS encoding glycine betaine ABC transporter substrate-binding protein is translated as MKKILLMTMAVLLLATQAVAAPAPMATDGKPVRLAYVEWDCATASTHLAKAVIEDKLGRKVEVLPVSAAAMWMAVATGDVDGMVTAWLPVTHGDYLKKVDGKVKDLGPLVGGARLGWAVPDYVPLKSIEELKANADKFKGKVIGIDPGSGLMKLSEKAMQEYGLNKLTLVEGSGATMTAALDDAIRRKEWIVVTAWSPHWMFGRWKLHYLEDPKKVLGEEERIHTVVRNGLDKDMPEIYAFLDRFRYADANQLETLMAWNQEKGADLMGNARRFMKEHPELVKEWRGQ
- a CDS encoding ABC transporter permease; translated protein: MTGAFPRIPLGQWLEAAIDFLVTHLAPATRAFSAVTESGLNLLEAGLDALPPPLVIAFVGLVAWRVTRKKGLGAFAVAGLALVWNMGLWQATMSTLALVLVATLLAVLVGIPLGIAAAMSDRARAVVMPVLDVMQTMPAFVYLIPAIPFFGLGKVAAVFATVIFAMPPAIRFTCLGIRQVPAELVECAEAFGTGRFQRLVKLELPLAAPTMLAGVNQTVMLALSMVVIAAMIGARGLGGEVWKAIQRLEMGNGFEAGIGIVIVAICLDRILQHVGKRVGS
- a CDS encoding glycine betaine/L-proline ABC transporter ATP-binding protein, producing MAKIEIRDLTKIFGPGPEKALTMVRAGKPKDEIYKRTRHAVGVNRATFEVDEGEIVVVMGLSGSGKSTLVRCLNRLIEPTDGTVRIDGTDVTTLSVKELRALRQRTFGMVFQNFALFPHRTVLENAEYGLEVMGATKATRRDKAAEALARVGLAGWEAARPGQLSGGMQQRVGLARALALDPDILLMDEAFSALDPLIRRDMQDELLRLQDDVRKTIVFISHDLDEALKIGDRIVLMRDGAVVQVGTPEDILTSPADDYVARFVADVDIARVLTAGTVMKRSEAVAVLGVDGPRTALRKMRNHAIATLFVLDRNHKLVGLVTADDIAEHLAGGERDLAAIMRTDFSTVSTDTPASELIPLMAGLPHPLAVTDERGRLAGVIVRGLLLGALAERGGNA
- a CDS encoding 4Fe-4S double cluster binding domain-containing protein, whose product is MAMDSFSLRQAALRWGASLFGVADLDRLRTLPTQPENLLDGWTRAISLGVRLADPVLDDIVDGPTPLYAHHYRAVNTRLDDTALRLALLIQEAGGRALPLPASQALDSEACTSMISHKAVAVAAGLGWQGKSLLTISPLYGPRIRLCTVLTDLPLQPGHPLMNRCGNCTRCADACPAGAIKGTALPNEPGAHYQSRDEALHFERCRTLLQGDFAKRPLIGHSVCGVCVKVCPWGARGKGVLHGRDDVPMTMMDDQFTLFPQSS
- a CDS encoding rhodanese-like domain-containing protein, which codes for MVRSITPRELDDVLCGEERMLLLDVRRRSERDLHPEAIPGSQWRDPAMADTWLPSIPEGTSAVVYCAGGGEASRGIQSRLTARGVAARYLEGGLAAWQRQHGGEHGEQGGPAVRAGEGCAHAPLRGEPGGHIPAGGESGLHRPAANGQLPMGTSEAGGHEHARGGRPGAVGGAAGRSSGEGGGVR
- a CDS encoding SEL1-like repeat protein encodes the protein MNTARRIAARFRPSPVSQISNRQRSPRRAAHLALVALLAAGLLLGGCKPPKKGTAGLPERPTYIREATDQETSAPDAGTSATGTTGATKPDTGAATADAVANTAQPAVPDLVVAPDSMASNRQPEPVPQPQSRAAAPVGELVELSDGTSVEAPTRPQDQFAFAMALLQGADGQPDPARAATWLEKSADQDFGPAQDVLARLYLDGTGVRKDEAKAFALAMSAAEQDIINAQALVGVLYTYGRGTRRDFMQGEKWLSLAAERGHPQACDLLAEYHRKGLAGPENQEEAFRWTERAAALGVVRARFWLGVHYRYGMGTPRDDAKALHLLREAADAGNPDAMGLVAEMLYRGQGSEPDMAGSVRYFQMGAKAGDLHSLLNLGILHHEGTGVPKDYPRSLQLFGQCAEGGHPRCMTLLGSMLAEGEGAEADMVTAHSWLTRAVLFGDGDAASVAAEVQQRMTPDQLVHSKNMAAQWMQAHPQFQPGVPAQLEPEASTAVPQAARQEASQSAPGASADTGTTDMTATPQGSSNATAPVTQTDKTGKTGTTTAAPAKKKGTKAAKGARTTN
- a CDS encoding MFS transporter, which encodes MPPFPDHQDPRATGPLRVFRHRNYRLFFAGQAISLPGTWMQSMAQSWLVYRLSESSFVLGALGFAAQLPLFVLSVFGGALADTRDRRAILVATQVASMLLALTAAALTMTDVVQVWHVFVLATALGIVNAFDVPTRQSFIMDMVGRDDLPTAIGLNSSMFNAARVVGPTLAGLVVAAAGEGWCFLLNGISFVPVIAGLMMMRLPVHVPPPPGPSTLQRIREGLGFAARHKGIRTTLLLVGATSLIAVNYSVLMPVVADKVLGGNARTLGLLLGAAGAGALLGALCLALRRSSDGLSRWALYGAVGLGASLTVFALCRSVWTALVALVPVGMCMVVLMASANTLLQIMSPDAYRGRVMALYSMMFLGMGPFGSLLGGSVAHALGPSPTLLLSGIVCLGNALWFGVWLRRHGPSLAGGGREAS